A stretch of Portunus trituberculatus isolate SZX2019 chromosome 48, ASM1759143v1, whole genome shotgun sequence DNA encodes these proteins:
- the LOC123498584 gene encoding proteasome subunit beta type-7-like encodes MVEENERPQAGFQFSNFGRNEALVARGFQMPKSRKTGTTIAGIVFKDGVVLGADTRATEGDIVADKNCCKIHYLQPNMYCCGAGTAADLEMTTQMMASQLELHRLNTGRQVPVIAANTMLKQMLFRYQGYVGAALVLGGVDKYGSHIYSIHPHGSTDRLPYTTMGSGSLAAMSVFESRWKPNMELDEAKQLVRDGIAGGVFNDLGSGSNIDLCVITKDGATMTRPYDVANVKGQRVGKYEYKRGVTEVLNTVVRPIEVVSETVKMVSEEEMDTA; translated from the exons AAATGAAGCTTTGGTGGCCAGAGGATTTCAGATGCCAAAGAGCCGTAAGACTGGCACCACCATTGCTGGCATAGTCTTTAAGGATGGTGTGGTGCTGGGGGCAGACACACGAGCCACTGAGGGAGACATCGTGGCTGACAAGAACTGTTGCAAGATTCACTACTTGCAGCCAAATATGTACTGCTGTGGAGCAG GTACGGCAGCTGACTTGGAGATGACCACACAGATGATGGCCAGTCAGCTGGAGCTCCACCGACTCAACACCGGCCGTCAGGTGCCTGTCATAGCCGCCAACACCATGCTGAAGCAGATGCTGTTCCGTTATCAG GGCTATGTTGGTGCTGCCCTGGTGCTCGGTGGTGTTGACAAGTACGGCTCCCACATCTATTCCATTCATCCCCACGGCTCCACTGACCGCCTGCCCTACACCACCATGGGCTCCGGCTCCCTGGCTGCCATGTCCGTCTTTGAATCTCGGTGGAAGCCTAACATGGAG CTGGATGAAGCCAAGCAGCTGGTGAGGGATGGCATTGCAGGGGGTGTGTTCAATGACCTCGGCTCTGGCTCCAATATTGACCTGTGTGTCATCACCAAGGACGGCGCCACAATGACACGCCCCTATGATGTGGCCAATGTGAAGGGCCAGAG AGTTGGCAAGTACGAGTACAAACGCGGGGTGACCGAAGTGCTCAACACTGTTGTGCGGCCCATTGAGGTTGTGTCTGAGACAGTCAAGATGGTAtcggaggaggaaatggatacTGCTTAG